In a genomic window of Gloeocapsopsis dulcis:
- a CDS encoding heavy-metal-associated domain-containing protein: MENSEFAQFYLVMALKLNVPSIVCDGCAQTITESINTMEPDAQINVDVKAKTVTVESEASEETIKQAIVAAGHTVEGYQAG; this comes from the coding sequence TTGGAAAATTCTGAATTTGCTCAATTTTATTTAGTTATGGCTCTTAAACTCAACGTTCCAAGTATTGTCTGTGATGGTTGTGCGCAAACGATTACTGAATCTATCAATACAATGGAACCCGACGCGCAAATCAATGTCGATGTTAAAGCAAAGACAGTGACAGTAGAATCTGAAGCCTCTGAAGAAACAATCAAACAAGCGATCGTTGCTGCTGGTCACACAGTTGAAGGTTATCAAGCAGGTTAA
- a CDS encoding Uma2 family endonuclease, with amino-acid sequence MSQVQSTLSDVIYPDSNGQPIADNTKQFRWIVTIKEGLEWLLKDDPDVFVAGDLLWYPIEGNNVTRAAPNVMVVFGRPKGDRGSYQQWKEDHIAPQVVFEVRSPGNTQTEMDKKLVFYDRYGVEEYYLYDPDKGDFSGWLRQEDRLDVIEPILGWVSPRLGIRFEMSETDLVLYRPDGERFATYVELATSREQVIQQLEQEKARSQQLAAKLRKLGINPEEL; translated from the coding sequence ATGTCACAAGTACAATCCACACTGTCAGATGTTATTTATCCTGACAGTAACGGTCAGCCAATAGCAGATAATACTAAACAGTTCCGTTGGATTGTCACCATCAAAGAAGGGCTGGAGTGGTTACTTAAAGACGATCCTGATGTATTTGTTGCGGGTGACTTACTTTGGTATCCAATTGAAGGAAACAACGTAACTCGTGCTGCGCCAAATGTCATGGTAGTCTTCGGTAGACCTAAAGGAGATCGAGGTTCTTATCAACAATGGAAAGAAGATCATATCGCACCACAAGTGGTGTTTGAAGTGCGATCGCCAGGTAATACCCAAACAGAGATGGATAAAAAGCTAGTATTTTATGACCGCTATGGTGTAGAAGAATATTACCTGTACGATCCTGATAAAGGCGATTTTAGTGGTTGGTTGCGCCAAGAAGATCGGCTAGATGTGATTGAACCGATCCTCGGTTGGGTGAGTCCGCGACTCGGTATTCGATTTGAGATGTCGGAAACTGATCTTGTGCTGTATCGCCCCGATGGAGAAAGATTTGCAACTTATGTTGAGTTAGCAACTTCACGGGAACAAGTCATACAACAGTTAGAACAAGAAAAAGCACGTTCTCAACAACTCGCAGCCAAACTCAGAAAATTAGGTATTAATCCTGAAGAATTGTAG
- the infC gene encoding translation initiation factor IF-3 produces the protein MIDKRKNRDLTLTNEQIRFPKIRVIDTDGAQLGLLSPREALQIAEEKELDLVLLSDKADPPVCRIMDYGKYKFEQEKKAREARKKQHTADVKEVKMRYKIEEHDYKVRVNQAQRFLKDGDKVKATVMFRGREIQHSDLAETLLKRMATDLEQVGEVQQAPKKEGKNMMMLIAPKK, from the coding sequence GTGATTGACAAAAGAAAAAATCGCGATCTTACTTTAACTAACGAACAAATTCGCTTTCCCAAAATTCGGGTCATAGACACCGATGGAGCGCAACTTGGACTTCTATCGCCACGAGAAGCTTTGCAAATAGCAGAAGAGAAAGAGCTTGATCTCGTTCTTCTCAGCGACAAAGCCGATCCCCCAGTTTGTCGGATTATGGACTACGGCAAGTATAAATTCGAGCAAGAAAAGAAAGCACGGGAAGCTCGAAAGAAACAGCATACGGCTGACGTCAAAGAAGTTAAAATGCGCTATAAGATTGAGGAACACGACTACAAAGTACGTGTTAACCAAGCCCAACGCTTTCTCAAAGACGGTGACAAGGTAAAAGCAACGGTAATGTTCCGAGGTCGTGAAATTCAACACAGCGACCTAGCAGAAACTTTACTAAAGCGGATGGCTACAGACCTAGAGCAAGTTGGAGAAGTCCAGCAAGCGCCGAAAAAAGAAGGCAAAAATATGATGATGCTGATAGCTCCGAAGAAGTAA
- a CDS encoding response regulator, with product MKILVVEDDTSIAQAIATVLAQQQRCLVDIAADGQEGWELATAFSYDLILLDVMLPKIDGMSLCRQLRQKGDQIPILILTAKDSSTDKVIGLDAGADDYVVKPFDFPELVARVRALLRRGASTLPPVLQWGDLRLDPSSCEVTYEHQVLHLTPKEYALLELFLRDARHTFSRSTIVDRLWNLEDPPQEDTVKSYIKSLRQKLKTAGAPSDFIETVYGLGYRLNPLLQDSHPEPTASDLDEMQQEILSAVVKFREVFTAGMSDRLAVLAQAVEALCSGTLSHQLRSQAIREAHKLAGALGSFGFAEASQLAQEIESLLEDKTDNNFTHCLRLCQLLKELEGQTKQNPDKLIMGKLFTS from the coding sequence ATGAAAATTCTCGTGGTTGAGGATGATACTTCGATAGCTCAAGCCATTGCAACAGTGCTTGCGCAACAGCAGCGTTGTCTAGTTGATATTGCCGCTGACGGTCAAGAAGGTTGGGAACTAGCAACAGCATTCAGCTACGATTTAATTTTGCTTGATGTGATGTTGCCCAAAATAGATGGCATGAGTTTGTGTAGGCAACTTAGGCAAAAAGGCGATCAAATACCAATTCTCATACTGACAGCGAAAGACTCTAGCACAGATAAGGTCATAGGTTTAGATGCTGGTGCAGATGATTATGTCGTCAAACCCTTTGACTTTCCAGAGTTAGTTGCTCGCGTCCGCGCTTTATTACGTCGAGGGGCTTCCACGCTACCCCCAGTGCTGCAATGGGGTGACTTGCGCCTCGATCCCAGTAGCTGTGAAGTGACATATGAGCATCAAGTTTTGCATTTAACTCCAAAGGAGTATGCACTGTTAGAGTTGTTTCTCCGCGACGCTCGGCATACATTTAGTCGGAGTACGATCGTCGATCGCCTGTGGAATTTGGAAGACCCGCCTCAAGAAGATACGGTCAAGTCTTACATCAAAAGCTTGCGTCAAAAACTTAAAACCGCAGGTGCGCCTAGTGACTTTATTGAAACTGTTTACGGTCTGGGCTATCGCCTGAACCCGCTATTGCAAGATTCGCATCCAGAACCAACAGCGTCAGATTTAGACGAGATGCAACAAGAGATTTTATCAGCAGTAGTCAAGTTTAGGGAAGTTTTTACAGCAGGAATGAGCGATCGCCTAGCGGTGTTAGCGCAAGCAGTAGAAGCTTTATGTTCTGGCACGCTTAGTCATCAGCTGCGATCTCAGGCTATTCGAGAAGCTCACAAACTCGCAGGTGCTTTAGGTAGTTTTGGTTTCGCTGAAGCTTCGCAATTGGCTCAAGAAATCGAGTCTTTATTGGAGGACAAAACTGATAATAACTTCACTCACTGTCTGCGGTTATGTCAACTTCTAAAAGAGTTAGAGGGACAAACAAAGCAAAACCCAGACAAGTTAATTATGGGTAAACTATTTACTAGTTAA
- a CDS encoding fasciclin domain-containing protein yields MNSLFRRSSSLSVALLAFGVLVGAVSPNTTSESAFAQSSGTPASPFPAQGAATNFSDVAANYWAQPFIQALAARNIIAGFPDGTFKPEQPVQRAEFAAMIQKAFNQNRLRQLEGAGFRDVPPDYWAAAAIEEAYETGFMGGLPGGVFQPAEEITKLQAIVALANGLNLTANSSLQNIISTSYLDAEAVPAYATDEVAAATQANLIVNYPMVRQLNPQQPLTRAEAAAHLYQALVRLGQVQPLASNVAATQYIVGRVAQDGQTTANTQTPSTAASNNLVAVAASNQSFSTLTSLLKATGLAESLQRRGPFTVFAPTDEAFAALPEGTLEKLQRQENSEVLIQILMYHIVPGQLSASELSAGELKTLADRPVNIQVDPAQNQIAINDARVVQSNIQATNGIIHAVNEVLLPPNLNLSSLQ; encoded by the coding sequence ATGAATAGTTTATTTCGTCGCTCCTCTTCTTTAAGTGTTGCCTTACTAGCTTTTGGAGTATTAGTTGGTGCTGTAAGTCCAAACACAACTTCTGAATCTGCTTTTGCACAATCTTCTGGAACTCCGGCTTCTCCATTCCCTGCTCAAGGTGCAGCAACAAACTTTTCTGATGTTGCGGCTAACTATTGGGCGCAACCGTTTATTCAAGCCCTAGCTGCTAGAAATATCATCGCTGGTTTTCCTGATGGCACTTTCAAACCAGAACAACCAGTGCAGCGGGCTGAGTTTGCTGCCATGATTCAGAAAGCTTTTAATCAAAATCGCCTGCGCCAGTTAGAAGGCGCTGGATTTAGAGATGTCCCACCTGACTACTGGGCCGCTGCTGCGATTGAGGAAGCATACGAAACAGGGTTTATGGGAGGCTTACCTGGGGGAGTTTTTCAGCCAGCGGAAGAAATTACGAAGTTGCAAGCGATCGTTGCTTTAGCAAATGGCTTGAACTTGACTGCTAACAGTTCTCTCCAAAACATTATCAGTACTTCTTATTTAGATGCTGAAGCAGTTCCAGCTTATGCTACGGATGAAGTCGCAGCAGCAACCCAAGCTAACCTTATTGTCAACTATCCAATGGTCAGGCAATTAAATCCGCAACAACCACTGACAAGAGCAGAAGCCGCAGCCCATTTATATCAGGCACTAGTACGACTAGGACAAGTGCAACCTTTAGCTAGTAATGTAGCAGCTACTCAGTATATTGTGGGTCGTGTTGCTCAGGATGGTCAAACCACTGCAAATACTCAAACTCCCAGTACGGCAGCCTCTAACAATTTGGTTGCAGTAGCAGCATCGAATCAATCTTTTTCTACACTGACTTCTTTATTAAAAGCTACAGGGTTAGCAGAAAGTCTGCAAAGACGAGGACCATTTACAGTTTTTGCTCCTACAGACGAGGCATTTGCAGCTCTACCTGAAGGGACTTTGGAAAAGTTGCAACGACAAGAAAATAGCGAAGTCCTAATACAAATTTTGATGTATCACATCGTTCCTGGGCAACTAAGTGCCAGCGAACTCTCGGCTGGAGAGTTGAAAACGCTTGCTGATAGACCTGTAAATATTCAAGTCGATCCAGCTCAAAACCAAATTGCTATCAATGATGCCAGAGTGGTTCAATCAAATATTCAAGCCACCAATGGAATTATCCATGCTGTTAATGAAGTTCTCCTACCCCCCAACTTGAACCTGAGCAGCTTGCAGTAG
- the alaS gene encoding alanine--tRNA ligase: MFSPQYLSGNDIRQKFLDFYAQRGHTVLPSASLVPEDPTVLLTIAGMLPFKPIFLGQRSPEFKRATTSQKCIRTNDIENVGRTKRHHTFFEMLGNFSFGDYFKEQAIAWGWEISTEVFGLPAERLVVSVFEDDDEAYAIWRDQIGVPETHIKRMGEEDNFWASGPTGPCGPCSEIYYDFYPERGDDIDLEDDTRFIELYNLVFMQYNRDADGNLTPLQNKNIDTGMGLERMAQILQAVPNNYETDLIFPIIKTVAEIAGINYAQSDEKTQVSLKVIGDHIRAVVHMISDEIHASNVGRGYILRRLIRRIVRHGRLIGIEGEFTTQVAESAIALSESAYPQVRQQEDAIKAELQREESRFLKTLARGEDLLAEVIEKVKKQGRTQIEGGDAFTLYDTYGFPVELTQEIAAEHDLTVDEVGYNAAMEEQQTRSQEAHETVDLTVQGSLDKLAEEIKVTEFVGYTQFSSPGVVEAILLNGESVESAEAGTDIQVVLDTTPFYAESGGQIGDRGYISSEDALVEVTDVQRESDFYIHIGRIVRGTLRVGDKVNAQIDSACRRRVQAHHTATHLLQAALKKIVDDSISQAGSLVAFDRLRFDFNCPRALTPEEVQQVEEQVNAWITWAVQADVAIMSLAEAKAKGAIAMFGEKYGEQVRVLDFPGVSMELCGGTHVSNTAEIGVFKIISESGVASGVRRIEAVAGAAVLDYLNVRDKVVRELGDRFKAKPEELSDRITGLQHELKNTQKQLESLKAELAIAKSDTLLSSAEAVGEYKILVAQLEGVDAEALKTAAERLLQKLGNGAVVLGSVPEAGKVSLVAAFSKQVNNKGLQAGKFIGAIAKICGGGGGGRPNLAQAGGRDASKLPEALENAREQLRSLSQ, translated from the coding sequence ATGTTTTCTCCCCAGTATCTCAGCGGTAATGACATTCGGCAAAAATTCCTCGATTTTTATGCACAACGAGGACATACCGTTTTGCCTAGTGCTTCTCTAGTACCTGAAGATCCCACCGTGCTGCTGACGATCGCGGGAATGCTACCATTTAAACCGATATTCCTCGGACAGCGATCGCCAGAATTTAAAAGAGCGACAACATCCCAAAAATGTATCCGTACCAATGATATCGAAAATGTCGGGCGCACAAAACGACATCACACGTTTTTTGAGATGCTAGGGAATTTTAGCTTTGGCGATTACTTTAAAGAACAAGCGATCGCTTGGGGTTGGGAAATCTCTACGGAAGTCTTTGGCTTACCTGCTGAACGTCTCGTTGTCAGCGTGTTTGAAGATGACGACGAAGCTTACGCTATTTGGCGCGATCAAATTGGCGTTCCTGAAACTCACATCAAACGTATGGGAGAAGAGGATAACTTTTGGGCGTCAGGTCCTACAGGTCCGTGTGGTCCTTGTTCAGAAATATACTACGATTTTTACCCAGAACGCGGTGATGACATTGATTTAGAAGATGACACACGGTTTATTGAGTTGTACAACCTGGTATTCATGCAATACAACCGCGATGCTGATGGTAATTTAACACCTCTACAAAACAAAAATATTGATACGGGAATGGGTTTGGAACGCATGGCACAAATTTTGCAAGCAGTTCCAAATAACTACGAAACTGACTTGATTTTCCCGATTATCAAAACCGTAGCAGAAATTGCCGGAATTAACTACGCCCAGAGTGATGAAAAAACGCAAGTATCTCTCAAGGTAATTGGGGATCACATTCGTGCAGTTGTCCACATGATTTCTGACGAAATTCATGCTTCTAATGTGGGGCGCGGTTATATCTTACGACGCTTGATTCGGCGAATTGTGCGTCATGGAAGATTAATTGGGATTGAGGGGGAATTTACAACGCAAGTTGCAGAAAGTGCGATCGCGCTTTCCGAATCAGCTTACCCCCAAGTGCGTCAACAAGAAGATGCTATTAAAGCCGAATTACAACGCGAAGAATCACGCTTTCTCAAGACTTTGGCACGGGGTGAAGATCTGCTAGCAGAAGTCATCGAAAAAGTCAAGAAACAAGGAAGAACTCAAATTGAGGGAGGCGATGCGTTTACTTTATATGATACCTACGGCTTCCCAGTAGAACTGACACAAGAAATCGCAGCAGAACACGATCTCACAGTTGATGAAGTTGGTTACAATGCGGCGATGGAAGAACAACAAACGCGATCGCAAGAAGCCCACGAAACAGTTGATTTAACTGTTCAAGGTTCGCTGGATAAACTTGCAGAAGAGATCAAGGTTACGGAGTTTGTCGGTTATACGCAGTTTTCTAGCCCAGGAGTTGTTGAAGCGATTTTACTCAATGGTGAATCAGTAGAGTCAGCAGAAGCCGGAACGGATATCCAAGTTGTTCTCGATACCACGCCATTTTATGCCGAATCGGGAGGACAAATTGGCGATCGCGGGTATATCAGTAGCGAGGATGCATTAGTAGAAGTTACAGACGTACAGCGCGAGTCAGATTTTTATATCCACATTGGGCGCATTGTACGAGGAACGTTACGTGTTGGAGATAAAGTCAATGCGCAAATTGATAGTGCGTGTCGCCGTCGCGTGCAAGCCCATCATACCGCAACACACTTGTTGCAAGCAGCTTTAAAGAAAATTGTTGATGACTCGATTTCGCAAGCAGGTTCTTTGGTAGCGTTTGATCGCCTGCGGTTCGATTTTAATTGTCCACGGGCGCTAACACCGGAGGAAGTTCAACAAGTCGAGGAACAAGTTAATGCTTGGATTACATGGGCGGTTCAAGCTGATGTTGCGATTATGTCATTAGCCGAAGCAAAAGCAAAAGGTGCGATCGCGATGTTTGGGGAAAAGTACGGGGAACAAGTGCGTGTCTTAGATTTCCCTGGCGTGTCAATGGAACTGTGTGGAGGAACACACGTCAGTAACACCGCAGAAATTGGCGTTTTCAAAATTATCTCAGAATCAGGCGTTGCTTCTGGAGTACGGCGAATCGAAGCTGTAGCGGGTGCAGCAGTATTAGATTACTTAAATGTCCGCGATAAAGTCGTGCGCGAACTGGGCGATCGCTTTAAAGCCAAACCTGAAGAACTCAGCGATCGCATCACGGGATTACAGCATGAACTCAAAAACACGCAAAAACAACTCGAAAGCCTCAAAGCAGAACTGGCGATCGCTAAATCTGATACGCTGTTATCATCAGCCGAGGCGGTAGGTGAATACAAAATCCTTGTCGCGCAATTAGAAGGTGTCGATGCTGAAGCACTCAAAACCGCAGCTGAACGTTTATTGCAGAAACTCGGTAATGGTGCAGTTGTTTTAGGTTCAGTTCCCGAAGCTGGAAAAGTCAGTTTAGTAGCGGCATTTAGTAAGCAGGTGAATAACAAAGGCTTACAAGCAGGGAAATTCATCGGGGCGATCGCCAAAATCTGCGGTGGTGGTGGTGGGGGACGTCCCAACCTCGCCCAAGCTGGTGGACGTGATGCAAGTAAACTACCTGAAGCTTTAGAAAACGCCCGCGAACAACTGCGGTCTTTGAGTCAATAA
- a CDS encoding PepSY domain-containing protein, with the protein MKNLLAIILLTTLSLSELAFSTHVARSQSNIQVAQAARWQSLTKISSAQARKTAESAMGGTASRVNLADRNGGLVYEVIVGNTRVIVDAGNGFVLYSENMALDSQNNEADEDSFRPRSSVQIPDSYE; encoded by the coding sequence ATGAAAAATTTACTAGCTATTATTTTACTCACCACGTTGAGTTTGAGTGAATTAGCATTCAGCACTCATGTTGCACGATCTCAAAGTAACATCCAGGTAGCCCAAGCTGCACGATGGCAATCGCTGACAAAAATCTCATCAGCACAAGCAAGGAAAACAGCAGAATCTGCAATGGGAGGTACTGCTAGCAGAGTAAATCTAGCTGATAGAAATGGCGGTTTGGTGTATGAGGTGATCGTCGGTAATACAAGAGTTATCGTCGATGCTGGTAATGGTTTTGTTCTGTATTCGGAGAATATGGCTTTGGATAGTCAGAACAACGAAGCTGATGAAGATTCTTTTCGCCCGCGTAGCAGTGTGCAAATTCCTGATAGCTATGAATGA
- a CDS encoding helix-turn-helix transcriptional regulator: protein MQQKQPLTIDASHQNPIAQILPRSPIISSHHAGWNGIHLEYHRQPAHEMPEYCIPHHTLSIGLRYGAKEFRVNGHLLRDFVVGNVGICPANQSLSTQAYGNAEFILLTVDPTQFAQTAYESIDTENIEIVPQIWGFDPLIYQMSLALKHELESSELDSKLYAESMATALSVHLLRRYSAHQQVIKDYPGGLPKYKLREAIAYINEHLEQNITLAEIANLLQMSPHYFATLFKQSTGLAPHQYITQCRIEQAKKLLANPELTIVEICQQVGFQSQSHFTKVFRKYTATTPKVYRKR, encoded by the coding sequence ATGCAACAAAAACAACCGCTAACAATTGATGCTTCTCACCAAAATCCCATTGCGCAGATTTTACCGCGATCGCCTATAATCTCAAGTCATCACGCTGGCTGGAATGGCATTCATTTAGAGTATCACCGTCAACCCGCGCACGAAATGCCAGAATATTGCATTCCTCATCATACGCTCAGCATTGGGCTAAGATATGGGGCAAAAGAATTTAGAGTTAATGGGCACTTACTTAGAGATTTTGTTGTAGGTAATGTTGGTATTTGTCCAGCAAATCAGAGTTTATCAACTCAAGCTTATGGCAACGCCGAGTTTATTTTACTGACAGTAGATCCTACTCAATTTGCGCAGACTGCTTATGAATCAATTGATACAGAAAACATAGAAATTGTGCCACAAATTTGGGGATTTGATCCGTTAATTTATCAAATGAGCTTAGCACTTAAGCACGAACTTGAATCGAGCGAATTGGATAGTAAACTTTATGCAGAGTCGATGGCGACAGCACTATCGGTACATTTATTACGGAGATATTCAGCACATCAGCAAGTTATTAAAGATTACCCAGGTGGATTGCCTAAGTATAAATTGCGGGAAGCGATCGCCTACATCAATGAGCATCTCGAACAAAATATAACTTTAGCTGAAATTGCCAATTTACTACAAATGAGCCCGCACTATTTTGCTACGCTTTTCAAGCAATCTACAGGACTTGCACCGCATCAGTATATTACTCAATGTCGAATTGAACAAGCAAAAAAGCTCTTGGCTAATCCAGAACTAACTATTGTAGAAATCTGTCAGCAAGTCGGCTTTCAAAGCCAAAGTCATTTCACAAAAGTCTTTCGTAAATACACTGCAACTACACCAAAAGTATATAGAAAGCGGTAG
- a CDS encoding protein tyrosine phosphatase family protein: MSIQLENISNFLQLSDSIATAGQPVESQFTDIKTAGYEVVVNLALPTSTNAIANEKKIVEDLGMEYVHIPVLWEKPTLEDIERFFDVMQANADKNVFVHCAMNMRVSAFIYLYRIIHEHINTEEAKKDLQKIWQPNETWQQFIEKVIEDYQK; encoded by the coding sequence ATGTCTATACAACTTGAAAATATCTCCAATTTTCTTCAATTATCTGATTCTATTGCAACTGCAGGGCAACCTGTAGAATCACAATTTACCGATATTAAAACAGCAGGGTATGAAGTTGTTGTCAACCTTGCTTTACCAACTTCAACTAATGCGATAGCTAATGAGAAAAAAATAGTAGAAGATTTAGGAATGGAGTATGTACACATTCCTGTACTTTGGGAAAAACCCACTTTAGAAGATATTGAGCGTTTTTTTGATGTAATGCAAGCAAATGCAGATAAAAATGTATTTGTTCACTGTGCAATGAATATGCGAGTTTCAGCTTTTATATACTTATATCGCATCATTCACGAACACATAAATACAGAAGAAGCAAAAAAAGATTTACAAAAAATTTGGCAACCAAATGAAACTTGGCAGCAATTTATCGAAAAGGTAATTGAGGATTATCAAAAGTAA
- a CDS encoding glutathione peroxidase produces MLSNREGQRVPSCTFRTRQDNEWIDITTDDLFNGKTIVVFALPGAFTPTCSSTHLPGYNQMAKAFYENGVNDIVCISVNDAFVMNEWAKYQEAENIKMIPDGNGIFTEGMGMLVDRTNLGFGKRSWRYSMLVKDGVIEKMFIEPEEPGDPFKVSDAETMLNYINPEAAKPQLVSLFAKVGCPFCTRAKSMLKERGLDYEEIILGKDVTTRSLQAVAGAATVPQVFIDGKLIGGSEALEAYFAAL; encoded by the coding sequence ATGTTGTCAAACCGAGAAGGACAAAGAGTTCCTAGCTGTACCTTTCGTACTCGTCAAGATAATGAGTGGATCGATATCACGACAGATGATTTGTTTAATGGTAAAACTATCGTTGTATTCGCCTTACCAGGCGCGTTTACTCCCACTTGTTCATCAACTCACCTTCCTGGTTACAACCAAATGGCAAAAGCTTTTTATGAAAACGGTGTAAACGATATAGTTTGCATTTCTGTCAATGATGCTTTTGTAATGAACGAATGGGCAAAGTATCAAGAAGCAGAGAATATCAAAATGATTCCTGATGGTAATGGAATATTTACCGAAGGCATGGGAATGCTGGTAGATAGGACAAATTTAGGATTTGGCAAGCGTTCTTGGCGCTATTCGATGTTGGTGAAGGATGGCGTTATTGAAAAGATGTTTATCGAACCAGAAGAACCTGGCGATCCTTTTAAGGTGTCTGATGCCGAAACAATGCTCAACTATATTAACCCAGAAGCAGCTAAGCCCCAATTAGTCTCTCTATTTGCCAAAGTAGGTTGTCCTTTCTGCACTCGTGCTAAATCAATGCTAAAAGAACGTGGCTTGGACTATGAAGAGATTATTCTTGGTAAAGATGTGACAACTCGTTCCTTACAAGCAGTTGCAGGTGCAGCTACAGTACCACAAGTGTTTATTGATGGTAAATTGATTGGTGGTTCAGAAGCACTAGAAGCTTACTTTGCGGCTTTGTAA
- a CDS encoding class I SAM-dependent methyltransferase, producing MLTACQHNLIEYSDRLILQQGNFAIDDFGSEYDLVVSGLAVHHLEIEGKKELFTKLFQAINPGGILLIRDIVLGATSHLTQQYERLWREYMKNNGEDDTHWFSKYLEEDLPASVEEQLMWLSNVGFADVGCHWRYLNFAIFSGKKLEAGGDRITSH from the coding sequence ATGTTGACAGCTTGCCAACACAACTTAATAGAATACAGTGATCGCTTAATATTGCAGCAAGGCAACTTTGCGATAGATGATTTTGGTTCGGAATATGATTTAGTTGTTTCTGGGCTAGCTGTTCATCATCTAGAAATCGAAGGTAAAAAAGAACTTTTTACAAAACTGTTTCAAGCAATCAATCCAGGAGGAATCTTACTCATTCGTGATATAGTACTTGGTGCTACTTCGCATCTCACGCAGCAATATGAGCGATTGTGGCGGGAATACATGAAAAATAACGGAGAAGATGATACTCATTGGTTTTCAAAGTATCTAGAAGAAGATCTTCCCGCTTCGGTTGAAGAACAACTTATGTGGTTGTCTAATGTTGGCTTTGCAGACGTAGGTTGTCACTGGCGATATTTAAATTTTGCGATCTTTAGTGGAAAAAAACTTGAAGCAGGCGGCGATCGCATTACATCGCACTAA
- a CDS encoding IS1 family transposase → MPACPICASSQTVKNGRIHNGKQRFKCHECGRQFVEHPQKKVIDQNTREWIDRLLLERISLAGIARVAQVSEQWLQSYVNQKYAQVPRQVQVTPKKGVLTIQCDELWSFVDHKGNKQWVWLALDADTREIVGVYIGTRDETAARQLWNSLPPVYRQCAVAYTDFWAAYAAVLPNKRHRAVGKETGKTSYVERFNNTLRQRVSRLVRKTLSFSRSLENHIGAIWYFVHYYNASLLV, encoded by the coding sequence ATGCCTGCCTGCCCCATTTGTGCATCTTCTCAAACAGTCAAAAATGGTCGAATTCACAACGGTAAACAACGGTTCAAATGTCATGAATGCGGTCGGCAATTCGTAGAACATCCCCAAAAGAAGGTGATAGACCAAAACACACGGGAGTGGATTGACCGATTGCTGTTGGAGCGGATTTCCCTTGCTGGAATTGCTCGTGTAGCGCAGGTGTCTGAGCAATGGCTGCAAAGCTACGTTAATCAGAAATATGCTCAGGTGCCTCGGCAAGTGCAGGTGACACCCAAAAAAGGGGTGCTAACGATTCAGTGTGATGAGTTGTGGTCATTTGTAGACCACAAAGGCAACAAACAATGGGTTTGGTTAGCTCTGGATGCAGACACGCGTGAAATTGTTGGCGTTTACATTGGTACACGAGACGAAACGGCAGCTCGTCAATTGTGGAATTCTTTGCCCCCAGTCTACCGTCAATGTGCAGTTGCTTACACCGATTTTTGGGCAGCCTACGCAGCAGTTTTACCGAATAAGCGGCATCGTGCAGTCGGCAAAGAGACGGGCAAGACCAGTTATGTTGAGCGCTTCAACAACACGCTCAGGCAACGGGTGTCTCGATTGGTGCGAAAAACCTTGTCCTTTTCTAGGTCATTGGAGAATCATATTGGGGCTATTTGGTATTTTGTGCATTACTACAATGCATCATTACTTGTTTAG